TTACTACATGTTACCGGAGCATTATACAGTGTCGTGAGCATATAGCTTCGTATGTTGCGAACCTTTGTAGCATTATTCCGCAGACATTCCAGCACATACTCCATCGTATGAAAATCTATCTTCTCCAATCTGCTCCGTATTCTCTGTATTTGTCTTACAAAACTTTGTATGAGGTGGTACATCGTTTTGTGGGAGGGTGGTACAAAATTTTGCAGGAGGGTCATACGAAGTTTTGTAGCAGGCTTATTTACTTGGTTTTCCGTAAAAGTCCGATAGCTTCATTCTCCCCTATAACCTTGAGGAACAACAGCGGCAAAATGAGCGTGACCTGAAGGAGTTGCAACACTACCAGAAGGAAATTGACACCTATCTAGGGAAAAAGCATGAGGA
This sequence is a window from Coprococcus eutactus. Protein-coding genes within it:
- a CDS encoding DUF6017 domain-containing protein, whose translation is MEKIDFHTMEYVLECLRNNATKVRNIRSYMLTTLYNAPVTCSNYYKAEVNHDFYGK